One Gossypium hirsutum isolate 1008001.06 chromosome A08, Gossypium_hirsutum_v2.1, whole genome shotgun sequence genomic window, actatggtcttactcatttttttgtcatgttgccatggtatctttcaaccatggtcttattcatttcatgtcacgctgccatggtatctttcaaccatggtcttatttatttcccgtcatgttgccatggtatctttcaaccatggtcttacacatttcatatcaggctgccatggtatctttcaaccatggtcttacacatttcatatcaggctgccatggtatctttcaaccatggtcttacacatttcatatcaggctgccatggtatctttcaaccatggtcttacacatttcatatcagagagcacactcccgcgaacctcatccttacagtgggattaccagtccaggctaaatcccctgtaatataaactcatagagtattgtcgggattactagtccaggctaaatcccctgcaacgacaattactctaatgagcttggatctgaattaccagtccaggctaaattcagaccctaattcggattacccgtccgggctaaatccatttacacgtattcttcgggagggctatatcaggataggatcaccagtccgggctagatcctttttaccgtcaattcctttttagagatccatcgaatttttctttcattcaaccgggatttcttcctcttttatcaaatatgtcaatgtttcataaaatttcatataatgaacattcaaatcatattcatatcaaaaacatgcatttcaagcatttaagaatataattcaagttacatgaacttacctcattgcttatttgtgtttataatttcagtaatccgatatcttttcttttccacgatcaagtctcatatttgagtcgtccggatctttataaataaatttgatcatcatttttattcatttcatattctaatgcatttaattaatgctctaggtaaaattatcattttgcccttaacttttaattaatgacgatttcgcccttagggtcaggaaaataaaattcttgcaatttaatccttattttcagctattattctcatatatatattgataacagtccatgaattctataaaatatcagaattttccataatttcaacacctttcaatttaatccctaaaacatgttttcccccgatcttgaactaaattaataatttcattcaattttgtaatttaaataataaaataatccatttcatacaatttggtcatttctgacatttttacaaaattgcccataaagttttatttttattcaatttagtccctgagcgtaaaatatgcaaattagccatgctagatgaatattcatacatatttttcctcctcctcctctccattccacatccttaatgtagataacacacttgtaagtaacattatccataatttttattatttacttttatgaatattcaagttgtccatctatgtcatagtcactaaattatttatatctggagctctagaactctaaattaagatccgataattttccctgaaactagactcatatatcttcttaccataaaattttcagaatttttggttcattcaataagtacagtttattctttaaagttacccctattctgctgtgtgacagttgtgacccttcttcactaaaaattaattatcttctcgtacagaattcgaatgatgttcccatttatttatattgaaactagactcattaaatattctaaaaatataaatttaagcccataattatgattatccaattttttatgatttttcaaagtcagaacaggggaacccgaaatcattctgatgttgtctcacaaaatttattatatctcatgatttacaaatctattgcttacaccgtttcttctatgagaaactatactcaattatctttaatttaatatttttttcatcttctaattcgatttatacaatttatggtgatttttcaaagttagtctactgctgctgtccaatactgttttagtacaagatattaattaccatgttataacatccttattttctttttctacaccgtttctcatcactttctcttattttctcttcactaacatatcaagaacataagaccttatgtaagaaaactctactataacatcatttccatgttttatcaataataacaaacttaaaaacatattgaaatcttgatatacttaccttgttctattgatactaatctttaacttggattttctctctcctccagcttctatttcttgaatccaacttgatattctaactccccatggccTCCTTAACATTTCTCTCTCTTAGTAgcaatggaaattcttttgatttctaggtggaaatggtaaatttttttgtggaagaaccaaattgtaaagaaaagaaaatttctttcttttccttctcttctaacgttggctgcatgcatggaaagatgatgaaaattcctcatctttccttccttttatactaaataattaataataaataataataaaatatctcattaaaataatatatatctaattaaataatcataaaatatcatcaacatcatcattactttctagatttctctctcttccaattgaccattttgccctttattatcttttaaaattccatccttgagtcatcatttaattttggtaaaattgtaatttagtccctcatagttcttcacctattcaatttggtcctaattcatccattttccttagtttctagatcattccactcttaaaatatttacactattggtccttcaactttttcatatttacactttaaccctttaaattttgagtatttactcttgtgcaacaaaacttttctcacttttacaatttagtcctttcttgaattaatatatcataatatacttcttaatattgacataactcaaaatttccctttatgtcactttatttccttattttactatatcaaggataatatcttactgtaaaaattttcagggtattacaaatGCAACGTCTTAAAATGGTTAAACAATTAATGGGTGTCAGGTTCCATATACTCTTAACAAAGTTAGTCTATAATGAAGGTTCGTTCGCCTTATTATAGAGCCACTCCATGTTATGAGTTCAACCaatagaattaaattttttaaaatcttgtTCATGGCATGTAATCTAGAACATTTAAAAGTAGAGTTGAAAAcacataaaatatgtatatttaatttctGATCATTGTTggtatagaaaaaaaaatgttcaactAGCTTTTAACCTTACATACAAAGTAAAGGGTGTCATATTCACATTTAACTTACACAAAAGCATGGTTATAGTCATGGTGATGAAAATTCTTGTAAATGAAATGAGCCAACCATTTTGAAGCTGCAAAACAAACGATAGCCATTGATACCATTGTTGTTTTAACCACCACTGATATCATGTTTTGCTTTGTTACAGCAACGATGCCAATCAAAACAACAGACATGATTTGTAGTATTACTTCGAGTGCCTTGAGACCTTTTTGTGCAGTATTACAACTCTTACAATTCACCACATGACTCCAATACCTGCAAACAAGAAAAAAGGTTATAGGGTAGGTTACCCGGGTTCAGAGCGTTGGATTCACGTACATATTCGATACAGGTATGTTCATATGTGAGGATACAAGCTCCTATACTTCGAGAAAAGTGAACAGTCAGAGCAATATAAGGACAAAGTTACTAAATTTACCTATCCATTAGTTGTTCTCTAGGAGGGGACGGAGGAAGAGCTCCACTATACTTCCCTTTCCAATCAATCTCACCGCCGGCATACTTGTTGAACCACCTTCGGAAACCAACTACTAAGGCATCTGACTTTGTAGGCACGAAACAAGCTTTTTGCCAATTGGTAGCCCCGATTTCCATTATCTTACGCTCCTACATGTAGAAATAAGGTGTAAAACAAAACGAAGTTTACTAGGCAAGAATATTGCATATGGCTATGTGTTAAACATgagtttttcatatatttagagGGGCCTTAAAAGTTGATTGTCCAAATAATCATGGAATATGATTGTCAGATACTGAGTACTCATAAAAAAAGTGAATGTACATAAGAGGCCTCTCTGTTATAGGGATTTGATCAAATTAGCCCTTCAactattaaatagatcaatttagtccctttactattaaaaagaatcaaataagaccaaattagaatagagttaacatttactatTTTATGGTTTTGTAAATAAAATCTTTTGTTTAGAATTGAGTtgcaattgaaaaataataattttcaatacATTTTTTAGATAGAGAATGTTAACTCTATTacaatttggacttatttgattctttttaatactataaggactaaattaatccatttaataatagaggggACTAATTTGATCCAGTCCCCATACAGGTACTTTAACCCATAAACAAATGAAAAGTCGAAGCAATATAGATTTTTTGAATGAAACTCATCAAAGAGCCAGAGATATAGGAATCACCTCAACATGAAGAAGATACAAATCGGAATCAAGAATCAAGTTTTGTCCAATGTGAAATATCCATCTTGGAACAATTTTGTCAATCCAAACACCGAAGTTTCTCGGGAAAGTCCAAATCAATCTACTATTACCTGGACTAACCGGAACAcacataaaaatcaaagaaagtCTTCGATTCGGTGGCGGTGCCtgcaaaaaaatacttctttatTGGTAAACAACACTCGGAAAACAAATAATATACTGGACCTGACAGTCCACAGGATCAACCAGTTCAACCTGCTGATAAATAGCAATATATAGTGAAGAGAATGTAGAACCTTTACAATTTCGGAAGATGTTGCAGATCCATTTTCTTGATCAACTTCGACATCGGCAAAAGCATGAAAGATGCAAGGTGCAATAAAGTTAGAACTACCCCAATCTTGCTTTCCAAGAAAACCATTTATGTCCGACTTCTTAACTTTCATATCAAGTGGTCTACCCCCTTCTCTATCAACCTTCACTGTGAACCAAAATGAACAATTTTAGTTGCAAGAATTCGATATCTCGAAAATACCTACATCAAGAACTTCTTACCGGTTGGGGTCCGAGTGCGCATTAGACCATAATGTGCATATGGAACATGAGCAGGATCCATAAGATTTTCAACCAGTACCTCGTACCTGAAAATACAAACTTAGTTTCTTCAACAAATTTCAGCAACTATTGATGATTTACGTCCACTACATTACTCTCTTCACTTTTCTTAGAGTACTCGCATAATTTGCATACCCATAAGGGATATCTCTGTTTCCCATCAACTTTGAAAATGAAGGATCATCTAATACAGGAATGTAAGGAGGCTTTTTCTTTGTTATAATATCTTTGTATTGAGGATCAGCATTTGGCCAAACCCATACAATATCATGTTGCACAACACTTGGATAAACAGCCACACATGCTTTCTTGAATGTATGGACCTGCAAATTTGAAAACCAAAGTTAAAATAAGAGAACCCTTTTTGCCAATAATGCCACACATTACATGAAATTGCTGATTACTGTTGAGGGGAGGCCGGACTCTTTAGTAGGAGAAGTTTTCAAAATATCGTGAGCAGACGAACCCCTCAATGGTTGAGGTATTGTGCTCAAGGTGTCCATGCTCAGTTTGTCTCTCGACTCCACAAGGAGCCCTGACGGGTCCATAAAGTGAGAACACCTTGCCCACCAAGGAAATATGAGCATTTGGTCTTGGCGGGTTTGAAACCATGCCCTTATATGGCATTAGTAGGTAAGAATAGTACCACTTGAGCTAGTGACCTCCCCTCAACAATTATAATATCAACACTTTAAGAAAAGGATCAGTATGTATATACACTATACTAATTGAAGCTGGGAGATCAGTAAAGAATACTATATGTCCACacattcatttttcttaaaatagtcGCGTCTGACATTCAATCCAACAAACAAATACGAAGATATGATCCCGAGTCGTATcttcaaatatatacatgtattcaaTACTCATTCCCGAGTCAGAGTAAACACCCATACCTATGTCCTTACATGTATAGATATATCATACATGTAGGAGAATTAGACCCCAGAAAGTTCCAAATAATCCTAACATTAGAACAGCAAAAACAGAACGTAATTAAACATGGGGATATGAACTAAAAGAAAAGGGTTACCGGGGGTCCATCTACGGGAGCTTGAGGAATGATTTTGCAGTCACCATTGCCACCAAAACACCAACCATGGTACACACATTGTAACCTCCCCCATTGATCAATTCTTCCCTCAGATAAAGGAGCTAATCTATGAGGACAAGTATCATCGAACACTTTCCATTCATTCTCGTTCTTATCCCACCACACCACTAGATCAAGTCCCAATACTTTCTTACCATGTGGCACCCTCTTATCCAAATCACATACAGGCATCACTGGATACCACTGTGAGTACCAATCGAATCTCTCTTTACCGACCTCAGCCTCAACTTCCGGCATAGGTGGCTCAATAGACTCCGTTGTTGATATTGGGGACGATGATAAGGTCGTAAACAACCTGGATTTCGATCCATTTCTTGTATAACATGGTAATTGTAAGTTCAAATTGTGAAAGATGGGTTTAGCAAACTGGGTTTTGTTTCTTGTTGTTGTTGGAATGTATGGTGAATGAACAATGGTAGGAGAAGCTTTGAGAACATCCATGGCGGAttatatttttggtttatttttcttttgcattttaaCGATTATGGCGGTCTTAAAAAGCTTAAAAGCCAAGAGGAAAACGAAGAAGAGTGAAAGAACTTGAGGCTGAAAGAGGATGAGCGTGTGAGTAAATGAAACACGTGATGGAGGTAGAATGTGGAGAACCAAAAGCTGTGAGCTTCGTGTGG contains:
- the LOC121204837 gene encoding protochlorophyllide-dependent translocon component 52, chloroplastic isoform X2 — translated: MDVLKASPTIVHSPYIPTTTRNKTQFAKPIFHNLNLQLPCYTRNGSKSRLFTTLSSSPISTTESIEPPMPEVEAEVGKERFDWYSQWYPVMPVCDLDKRVPHGKKVLGLDLVVWWDKNENEWKVFDDTCPHRLAPLSEGRIDQWGRLQCVYHGWCFGGNGDCKIIPQAPVDGPPVHTFKKACVAVYPSVVQHDIVWVWPNADPQYKDIITKKKPPYIPVLDDPSFSKLMGNRDIPYGYEVLVENLMDPAHVPYAHYGLMRTRTPTVKVDREGGRPLDMKVKKSDINGFLGKQDWGSSNFIAPCIFHAFADVEVDQENGSATSSEIAPPPNRRLSLIFMCVPVSPGNSRLIWTFPRNFGVWIDKIVPRWIFHIGQNLILDSDLYLLHVEERKIMEIGATNWQKACFVPTKSDALVVGFRRWFNKYAGGEIDWKGKYSGALPPSPPREQLMDRYWSHVVNCKSCNTAQKGLKALEVILQIMSVVLIGIVAVTKQNMISVVVKTTMVSMAIVCFAASKWLAHFIYKNFHHHDYNHAFV
- the LOC121204837 gene encoding protochlorophyllide-dependent translocon component 52, chloroplastic isoform X1, with the protein product MDVLKASPTIVHSPYIPTTTRNKTQFAKPIFHNLNLQLPCYTRNGSKSRLFTTLSSSPISTTESIEPPMPEVEAEVGKERFDWYSQWYPVMPVCDLDKRVPHGKKVLGLDLVVWWDKNENEWKVFDDTCPHRLAPLSEGRIDQWGRLQCVYHGWCFGGNGDCKIIPQAPVDGPPVHTFKKACVAVYPSVVQHDIVWVWPNADPQYKDIITKKKPPYIPVLDDPSFSKLMGNRDIPYGYEVLVENLMDPAHVPYAHYGLMRTRTPTVKVDREGGRPLDMKVKKSDINGFLGKQDWGSSNFIAPCIFHAFADVEVDQENGSATSSEIVKAPPPNRRLSLIFMCVPVSPGNSRLIWTFPRNFGVWIDKIVPRWIFHIGQNLILDSDLYLLHVEERKIMEIGATNWQKACFVPTKSDALVVGFRRWFNKYAGGEIDWKGKYSGALPPSPPREQLMDRYWSHVVNCKSCNTAQKGLKALEVILQIMSVVLIGIVAVTKQNMISVVVKTTMVSMAIVCFAASKWLAHFIYKNFHHHDYNHAFV